In Oryza sativa Japonica Group chromosome 11, ASM3414082v1, the following are encoded in one genomic region:
- the LOC4350540 gene encoding arabinogalactan O-methyltransferase 1, with product MKMPGRLLAAGAAALLVAASVMVATLLTAPLPFLPSLMPCLPAVTAPSGSGYSPPGLAALADAAVRYATTPTVPQQSRAEISLSLAVLRRRAPLRLLVFGLGHDSPLWHALNPGGATVFLEEDPSWYSVVRGQSPFLRGHLVAYRTRLDHADRLLATYKDHPSCLPGGGGNGGGDVPRVRGNAECPLALHNLPAEVYEKEWDMVMIDAPKGYFASAPGRMAAVWTAAAMARGRRGEGDTDVFLHDVDRRVEKAYAEEFLCERFRVGATGRLWHFRIPPASRRGNGTAAAGGAGAGDGRRPFC from the coding sequence atgaagatgccggggcgcctgctcgccgccggagcggcggcgctgctggtgGCGGCGTCGGTGATGGTGGCGACGCTGCTGACGGCGCCGCTGCCGTTCCTGCCGTCGCTGATGCCGTGCCTGCCCGCGGTGACCGCGCCGTCGGGGTCCGGGTACTCGCCGCCGGGCCTCGCGgccctcgccgacgccgccgtgagGTACGCCACGACGCCGACCGTGCCGCAGCAGTCGCGCGCCGAGATCTCGCTGTCGCTGgccgtgctccgccgccgcgcgccgctgcgGCTGCTGGTGTTCGGCCTGGGCCACGACTCGCCGCTGTGGCACGCGCTCAACCCGGGCGGCGCCACCGTGTTCCTCGAGGAGGACCCGTCCTGGTACAGCGTCGTGCGGGGCCAGTCGCCGTTCCTCCGCGGCCACCTCGTCGCCTACCGCACGCGCCTCGACCACGCCGACCGCCTCCTCGCCACCTACAAGGACCACCCCTCCtgcctccccggcggcggcggcaatggcggcggcgacgtgccgCGCGTGCGGGGGAACGCGGAGTGCCCGCTGGCGCTGCACAACCTGCCGGCGGAGGTGTACGAGAAGGAGTGGGACATGGTGATGATCGACGCGCCCAAGGGGTACTTCgcgtcggcgccggggaggatggcggcggtgtggacggcggcggccatggcgcgcgggcggcgcggcgagggcgaCACCGACGTGTTCCTCCACGACGTCGACCGCCGCGTGGAGAAGGCCTACGCCGAGGAGTTCCTCTGCGAGAGGTTCCGCGTCggcgccaccggccgcctctgGCATTTCAGGATCCCGCCGGCGTCGCGCCGCGGGAACGgcacggcggccgccggcggcgccggcgccggcgatgggcgGCGACCCTTCTGCTAA